One region of Zootoca vivipara chromosome 7, rZooViv1.1, whole genome shotgun sequence genomic DNA includes:
- the APCDD1L gene encoding protein APCDD1-like, with amino-acid sequence MFGSWWLVGLFVAYTSGKKRWDVPTSHTDQLGPGKLRWEPQCQHQLRHLQDGARISAVLPPRLEGHWISTGCEVRPGPEFLTRSYMFYANRLFKAYQFYYRDPSCRDPSYSLVIKGKVRLRQASWITRGATEADYHLHKVGIVFHSQRAMQETVARINQTSGEHCSGFSPAGRTWAPGALYELLSAKAERDCTAGLGFAMHELSLVRVEKYHQPLFLQQSQGSREVEELYLGDIHTEWSERLHYRPTGYQRPLQNAMHHIQPCPACGIIYRADEHHPPVLPLKPELPMLLSGRWVSTRCEVRPAVLFLTRYFIFHANNRSWEGYYRHYSDPLCKQPTFTVYALGHYTQGAPSLIVRGGTELVFKVTRARVTPMDPVTVAMLNSSSFGSCGEAGAWSVGQELDVTHTNGCAALGIRLPHTEYELFRVEQDAKDHSLLFIGERPTDGSSPNTPSKRPTSYQAPLVQCGGPSGALARHIKPSYLGRIGEDNSSGALKTLPWASLLASLAVHIVRWD; translated from the exons cttACACATCTGGGAAGAAGCGGTGGGATGTCCCAACATCTCACACAGACCAGCTCGGTCCAGGAAAACTGCGATGGGAGCCGCAGTGCCAGCATCAATTGCGCCACCTCCAGGATGGTGCTAGAATTTCGGCTGTCCTGCCTCCCAGGCTGGAAGGTCATTGGATTTCAACAGG GTGTGAGGTACGTCCAGGACCTGAATTTCTCACCCGGTCCTATATGTTCTACGCCAACCGCCTCTTCAAAGCCTATCAGTTCTACTACCGGGACCCTTCCTGCCGGGACCCCTCTTACTCCCTGGTAATCAAAGGGAAGGTCAGGCTCCGCCAAGCCTCCTGGATCACCAGGGGAGCCACGGAGGCAGATTACCACCTCCACAAAGTTGGCATTGTCTTCCACAGCCAGAGGGCCATGCAGGAAACAGTGGCGCGCATCAACCAGACTTCGGGAGAGCACTGTAGCGGGTTCTCGCCGGCTGGGCGGACTTGGGCTCCCGGTGCCCTCTATGAGCTCCTGAGTGCCAAAGCAGAGCGGGATTGCACCGCGGGCCTTGGCTTCGCTATGCATGAACTCAGCCTTGTACGAGTGGAGAAGTACCACCAGCCCTTGTTCCTTCAGCAGAGCCAGGggagcagggaggtggaggagctgTATCTGGGGGACATCCACACCGAGTGGTCAGAGAGGCTCCATTATCGGCCAACAGGATACCAGCGCCCCCTGCAGAATGCGATG CATCACATCCAGCCGTGCCCTGCCTGTGGGATTATATACCGAGCTGACGAACACCACCCGCCTGTATTACCCCTCAAGCCAGAGCTCCCCATGTTGCTCAGCGGCCGCTGGGTCAGCACTCGCTGCGAGGTCCGCCCAGCCGTGCTTTTCCTTACAAGGTACTTTATTTTCCATGCCAACAACCGCAGCTGGGAAGGCTACTACCGCCACTACTCTGACCCTCTCTGCAAGCAGCCAACGTTCACCGTCTATGCTCTCGGCCACTATACCCAGGGAGCGCCGTCCCTCATTGTGCGAGGAGGTACCGAGCTTGTCTTCAAGGTGACCCGCGCCCGGGTGACGCCAATGGATCCCGTAACTGTGGCGATGCTGAACTCCTCCAGCTTCGGGAGCTGCGGAGAAGCCGGTGCCTGGAGCGTCGGGCAAGAGCTAGATGTGACTCACACGAATGGCTGCGCCGCACTGGGAATCAGACTGCCCCACACCGAGTACGAACTCTTCCGAGTCGAGCAGGATGCCAAAGACCACAGCTTGCTCTTCATCGGGGAGAGGCCGACCGATGGGTCAAGCCCCAACACACCCAGCAAGCGACCCacgtcctaccaggcccctctcGTCCAGTGCGGGGGCCCCTCAGGAGCCCTAGCGAGGCACATCAAGCCAAGTTACCTGGGAAGAATAGGCGAGGACAATAGCAGTGGGGCACTGAAGACATTGCCTTGGGCATCCCTGCTAGCATCTCTAGCTGTGCATATTGTCCGGTGGGACTAG